In the genome of Sphingomonas naphthae, one region contains:
- a CDS encoding PhoX family protein: MTSKIPAIGYSDGDTDTNRSSNPTIHDIISQGRSRREMLSGGLTAASVFFAGGLLSACGGDASFGGPFGTSPTVTGNATTTARSGNIVTLTGTATDADGTITSQSWTQTSGPTVTLENASGLVARFVAPSVTAATTLGFRFTATDDGARVTTTDVTTSITPAALGFTAVAKSLGDTVIVPEGYSISVLYRTGDPINAATPAYANDGSDTNFGARGGDHHDGMSFFGLAATGTTRDDNSSTRGVLVMNHENINQQYLHPNGPTTVGGARPEGEARKEIEAHGVAVIEVVRSSAGAWSYVQSGALNRRITPLTPTSFSGPVRGNALLRTVYSPTGVAGRGTINNCANGTMPWGTYLTCEENWAGYFRRDAADTALRTAKQNVAMTRYGLGVRTGNYGWATVNSSSADFAKFNITTNAAAPADGTGDYRNECNQLGWVVEIDPYDAAATPRKRTALGRMNHEGCWPGRRIAGVRPAFYMGDDAQNEYIYKFVSTQTWAAADATATDRLAIGDKYLDAGTLYVARFNADGTGTWVPLVFGQNGLTATNATYAFTDQADVLTHCRIASDIVGATKMDRPEWTAVNPATGEVYCTLTNNSSRTVAGTDAANPRAYTDPKTNGTSTSGNPNGHIIRLRETGDTTEATGFTWDIYAFGSGADLSAANINLSGLDATNDFSSPDGLWFGRATNPSGLVTPVMWLQTDDGAYTDVTNCMMLAAMPGSVGDGATRTITNTIGATSGTQTARAGRAPGTTLRRFLVGPKECEITGVDSTPDGRTLFVNIQHPGENGTPAAPSSNWPNSQTGTATGIRPRSATIAITKNDGGVVAL, from the coding sequence ATGACCAGCAAGATTCCCGCCATCGGTTATTCCGATGGCGACACCGACACCAACCGCTCGTCCAACCCGACGATCCACGACATCATTTCGCAGGGCCGTTCGCGCCGCGAGATGCTGTCGGGCGGCCTGACGGCGGCCAGCGTGTTCTTCGCCGGCGGGCTGCTCTCGGCGTGCGGCGGCGACGCCAGCTTCGGCGGCCCCTTCGGCACATCGCCCACCGTCACCGGCAACGCCACCACCACGGCGCGCTCGGGTAATATCGTGACCTTGACCGGCACCGCGACCGACGCCGACGGCACGATCACCTCGCAGAGCTGGACGCAGACGTCCGGCCCCACCGTCACGCTCGAGAATGCCAGCGGCCTCGTCGCGCGCTTCGTGGCGCCCAGCGTCACCGCCGCCACCACGCTCGGCTTCCGCTTCACCGCGACCGACGACGGCGCCCGCGTCACCACCACCGACGTCACCACCTCGATCACCCCGGCCGCGCTCGGCTTCACCGCCGTCGCCAAGAGCCTCGGCGACACGGTGATCGTGCCCGAGGGCTACAGCATCTCCGTGCTGTACCGCACCGGCGACCCGATCAATGCCGCCACCCCGGCCTATGCCAACGACGGCAGCGACACCAATTTCGGCGCGCGCGGCGGCGATCATCATGACGGCATGTCCTTCTTCGGCCTGGCCGCGACCGGCACCACCCGCGACGACAACAGCTCGACGCGCGGCGTGCTCGTGATGAACCACGAGAATATCAACCAGCAGTACCTCCACCCGAACGGCCCGACGACGGTGGGCGGCGCCCGCCCCGAGGGCGAAGCCCGCAAGGAGATCGAGGCGCATGGCGTCGCCGTGATCGAGGTCGTCCGCTCGTCGGCCGGCGCGTGGAGCTACGTCCAGTCGGGCGCGCTCAACCGCCGCATCACCCCGCTCACCCCGACCAGCTTCTCCGGCCCGGTGCGCGGCAACGCCTTGCTCCGTACGGTCTATTCGCCGACCGGCGTGGCCGGGCGCGGCACGATCAACAATTGCGCCAACGGCACCATGCCCTGGGGCACCTATCTGACGTGCGAGGAGAATTGGGCCGGCTACTTCCGCCGCGACGCCGCCGATACGGCGCTGCGCACCGCCAAGCAGAATGTCGCCATGACGCGCTACGGCCTGGGCGTGCGCACCGGCAATTACGGCTGGGCGACGGTCAACAGCTCCAGCGCGGACTTCGCCAAGTTCAACATCACCACCAACGCCGCCGCCCCGGCCGATGGCACGGGCGACTATCGCAACGAGTGCAACCAGCTCGGCTGGGTGGTCGAGATCGACCCCTATGACGCCGCCGCCACGCCGCGCAAGCGCACCGCGCTCGGCCGCATGAACCACGAGGGCTGCTGGCCCGGCCGCCGCATCGCCGGGGTCCGCCCCGCCTTCTACATGGGCGACGACGCGCAGAACGAATATATCTACAAGTTCGTCTCGACCCAGACCTGGGCGGCCGCCGACGCCACCGCGACCGATCGCCTCGCCATCGGCGACAAATATCTCGATGCCGGCACGCTCTACGTCGCCCGCTTCAACGCGGACGGCACCGGCACCTGGGTGCCGCTGGTGTTCGGCCAGAACGGCCTGACCGCGACCAACGCCACCTACGCCTTCACCGACCAGGCGGACGTGCTGACCCATTGCCGCATCGCCAGCGACATCGTCGGCGCGACCAAGATGGACCGGCCCGAGTGGACGGCGGTGAACCCCGCCACCGGCGAGGTCTATTGCACCCTCACCAACAACAGCTCGCGCACCGTGGCCGGCACCGACGCCGCCAACCCGCGCGCCTATACCGATCCCAAGACCAACGGCACCTCGACCAGCGGCAACCCCAACGGCCACATCATCCGCCTGCGCGAGACCGGCGACACGACCGAAGCGACCGGCTTCACCTGGGATATCTACGCCTTCGGGTCGGGCGCCGATCTCAGCGCCGCCAACATCAACCTGTCGGGTCTGGACGCCACCAACGACTTCTCCAGCCCGGACGGCCTGTGGTTCGGCCGCGCCACCAACCCCTCCGGCCTCGTCACCCCGGTGATGTGGCTCCAGACCGACGACGGCGCCTATACCGACGTCACCAACTGCATGATGCTGGCGGCGATGCCGGGCAGTGTGGGCGACGGCGCCACGCGCACCATCACCAACACGATCGGCGCGACCAGCGGCACGCAGACGGCCCGCGCCGGCCGCGCGCCGGGCACCACGCTCCGCCGCTTCCTGGTGGGGCCGAAGGAGTGCGAGATCACCGGCGTGGATTCGACGCCGGACGGCCGCACCCTGTTCGTCAACATCCAGCACCCCGGCGAGAACGGCACCCCCGCTGCGCCGAGCAGCAACTGGCCCAACAGCC
- the rpsD gene encoding 30S ribosomal protein S4, translated as MSKRHSAKYKLDRRMGENIWGRPKSPVNKREYGPGQHGQRRKGKTSDYGLQLKAKQKLKGYYGDVTEKQFKKSYVEAARMKGDTSQNLIGLLERRLDAIVYRAKFAPTIFAARQLVSHGHIRVNGVKCNIASRRINVGEEISLGAKAQEMALVMEAQGLSERDIPEYVAPDGAAKVTFVRVPTLDEVPYPVKMEPNLVVEFYSR; from the coding sequence ATGTCGAAGCGCCATAGCGCCAAGTATAAGCTCGATCGCCGCATGGGCGAGAACATCTGGGGCCGTCCGAAGTCCCCGGTGAACAAGCGCGAGTACGGCCCAGGCCAGCACGGCCAGCGCCGCAAGGGCAAGACCTCGGACTATGGCCTCCAGCTCAAGGCGAAGCAGAAGCTGAAGGGCTATTACGGCGACGTCACCGAGAAGCAGTTCAAGAAGTCCTACGTCGAGGCCGCCCGGATGAAGGGCGACACGTCGCAGAACCTGATCGGCCTGCTCGAGCGCCGCCTGGACGCCATCGTCTATCGCGCCAAGTTCGCGCCGACGATCTTCGCCGCCCGCCAGCTCGTGTCGCACGGCCATATCCGCGTGAACGGCGTGAAGTGCAACATCGCGTCGCGCCGCATCAACGTCGGCGAGGAAATCTCGCTGGGCGCCAAGGCGCAGGAAATGGCGCTGGTGATGGAAGCGCAGGGCCTGTCCGAGCGTGACATCCCCGAATATGTCGCCCCCGACGGCGCGGCCAAGGTAACCTTTGTCCGCGTGCCCACGCTCGACGAAGTGCCCTATCCGGTGAAGATGGAGCCGAACCTGGTCGTCGAGTTCTACTCGCGCTGA
- a CDS encoding DUF418 domain-containing protein, which produces MATIAGNGADAGGLTPEATGVAREPDGAPRIGGLDVLRGIAILGILFMNINDMGGSILASFGDIRHLGWNKADQVAWWLRQVIANGTARCMLEMLFGCGMMILTDRAALAAGKWKVMGRYYLRNLILFLFGLVHVFILLWPGDILHTYGLAALVAFLFRRLKWGWLLAIGLSMAVFQAGGGSYDIYSAQQRIAMQAEYKARQAAGQTLTKDETAKLKKADERTAKRKKRKADEAVKMAAEDKARSAATGDFLSWAKSAIGFFTWMEGKGLEIFFIWEAAGTMLIGAALFKLGIPQGKRSPRFYLGMMAIGYVVGFGLRIADAFAQTRFDDYPYLIFAWSEPARLATTLGHIGAVYVLLATARGAALLKPFAAAGRTALTVYICQTLICLWVLYPPFALGLYGQQGWMALMLTALAVNAMLLWGANIWVRHYDIAPVEWAWRSIVAGRPLPWKKAAA; this is translated from the coding sequence ATGGCGACGATCGCGGGGAATGGCGCGGACGCGGGCGGGCTGACACCGGAGGCGACCGGCGTCGCGCGCGAGCCGGATGGGGCGCCGCGCATCGGCGGGCTGGATGTGCTGCGCGGCATCGCCATCCTCGGCATCCTGTTCATGAACATCAACGACATGGGCGGATCGATCCTCGCCTCGTTCGGCGACATCCGCCATCTCGGCTGGAACAAGGCCGATCAGGTCGCGTGGTGGCTGCGCCAGGTGATCGCCAACGGCACCGCGCGCTGCATGCTGGAAATGCTGTTCGGCTGCGGCATGATGATCCTCACCGATCGCGCCGCGCTGGCCGCCGGCAAGTGGAAGGTGATGGGGCGCTATTATCTGCGCAACCTCATCCTGTTCCTGTTCGGGCTGGTGCACGTCTTCATCCTGCTGTGGCCGGGCGACATCCTTCACACCTACGGGCTGGCGGCGCTGGTCGCCTTCCTGTTCCGCCGGCTGAAGTGGGGCTGGCTGCTCGCGATCGGCCTCAGCATGGCGGTGTTCCAGGCGGGCGGCGGCAGTTACGACATTTACAGCGCGCAGCAGCGCATAGCGATGCAGGCCGAATATAAGGCGCGGCAGGCGGCGGGGCAGACGCTCACCAAGGACGAGACCGCCAAGCTCAAGAAGGCCGACGAACGCACCGCCAAGCGCAAGAAGCGAAAGGCCGACGAGGCGGTCAAGATGGCCGCCGAGGACAAGGCGCGTTCGGCCGCGACCGGCGATTTCCTCAGCTGGGCCAAGTCCGCGATCGGCTTCTTCACCTGGATGGAGGGCAAGGGCCTCGAGATATTCTTCATCTGGGAGGCCGCCGGCACGATGCTGATCGGCGCGGCCCTGTTCAAGCTCGGCATCCCGCAGGGCAAGAGGTCGCCGCGCTTCTACCTGGGCATGATGGCGATCGGCTATGTCGTCGGCTTCGGCCTGCGCATCGCCGACGCCTTCGCGCAGACCCGCTTCGACGATTATCCCTATCTGATCTTCGCCTGGTCCGAACCGGCGCGGCTGGCGACGACGCTCGGCCATATCGGTGCGGTCTATGTGCTGCTGGCGACGGCGCGCGGGGCGGCGCTGCTCAAGCCCTTCGCGGCGGCGGGGCGGACGGCGCTGACGGTCTATATCTGTCAGACGCTCATCTGCCTGTGGGTGCTGTACCCGCCCTTCGCGCTGGGCCTCTACGGCCAACAGGGCTGGATGGCGCTGATGCTGACCGCGCTTGCGGTCAACGCGATGCTGCTGTGGGGCGCCAACATCTGGGTGCGCCATTACGACATCGCGCCGGTGGAATGGGCGTGGCGATCGATCGTGGCGGGGCGGCCGCTGCCGTGGAAGAAGGCCGCCGCCTGA
- a CDS encoding SPOR domain-containing protein, producing MRRTFAPVLSGSALLTLALLAACAKKGERPETATPPPPPPAATRPVPPNGAPEKAAIPEADGKGGYRTINSDIAEGEAAWHLRSALNVAALSCDRAGTAGLAAGYNQLLARHKAALASAYKSETGGFKKPADADRHITQVYNFYAQPPAQPAFCATAGAVMKEAVAADPKAFAAFVPTAMARLQKPFDDHYRAYEAYRVALADWEAGKSRTALAAATPPAEPRIALRKAAMVPVDDRPWQIQLGAYSGDAAARTAWDKIVKRLESVARFTPVYQPVPGKTLVRVRIGPVENRDEAIAICAAAAGAALDCLPIIGAAAAR from the coding sequence GAAGAAAGGCGAGCGGCCCGAGACAGCGACACCGCCCCCTCCCCCGCCCGCCGCGACCCGGCCGGTGCCGCCCAACGGCGCGCCCGAAAAGGCCGCGATCCCGGAGGCGGACGGCAAGGGCGGCTATCGCACGATCAACAGCGACATCGCCGAGGGCGAGGCGGCGTGGCATCTGCGATCGGCGCTCAACGTCGCGGCGCTCAGTTGCGACCGCGCCGGCACCGCCGGGCTGGCGGCGGGATACAACCAGCTCCTCGCCCGACACAAGGCGGCGCTGGCGTCGGCATACAAGAGCGAGACCGGCGGTTTCAAGAAGCCCGCCGATGCCGATCGCCACATCACCCAGGTCTATAATTTCTACGCTCAGCCCCCTGCCCAGCCCGCTTTCTGCGCGACGGCCGGGGCGGTGATGAAGGAAGCGGTGGCGGCCGATCCCAAGGCCTTCGCGGCGTTCGTGCCCACCGCCATGGCGCGGCTGCAAAAGCCGTTCGACGATCATTACCGCGCCTATGAGGCGTATCGCGTGGCGCTGGCCGATTGGGAGGCGGGCAAGAGCCGCACCGCCCTCGCCGCCGCCACCCCGCCGGCCGAACCCAGGATCGCGCTGCGCAAAGCGGCGATGGTGCCGGTGGACGACCGGCCGTGGCAGATCCAGCTCGGCGCCTATTCGGGTGACGCGGCGGCGCGCACGGCGTGGGACAAGATCGTCAAGCGGCTGGAGAGCGTCGCGCGCTTCACCCCGGTCTATCAGCCGGTGCCGGGCAAGACCCTGGTGCGGGTGCGGATCGGCCCGGTCGAGAATCGCGACGAGGCCATCGCCATCTGCGCGGCGGCGGCGGGCGCCGCGCTCGATTGCCTGCCGATCATCGGGGCGGCGGCCGCCAGATAA
- a CDS encoding RNA methyltransferase produces MENSAGGLAPPPVIVLVRPQLGENIGKAARAMLNFGLVEMRLVAPRDGWPNPQAGPAASGADIVLERAQVYDSVADAIADCTHVYATTVRKRGVTKPVVTPEEAARAIHATAGRTAILFGPERSGLETDDVAIARAILTVPINPEFGSLNLAQAVILVAYEWSKGVALASPPTTEIDPPAPQEELDGMIAQLDRMLVDSNYFFPPHRAAVTRRTLRTLLTKPGWNALEVRTLRGVLSNLDRPRPPRA; encoded by the coding sequence ATGGAAAATTCCGCCGGGGGCCTCGCCCCCCCCCCCGTCATCGTCCTCGTCCGCCCCCAGCTCGGCGAAAACATCGGCAAGGCGGCCCGTGCGATGCTCAATTTCGGGCTCGTCGAGATGCGGCTGGTGGCGCCGCGTGACGGGTGGCCCAATCCGCAGGCGGGGCCGGCCGCGAGCGGCGCGGATATCGTGCTGGAACGGGCGCAGGTCTATGACAGCGTCGCCGACGCCATCGCCGATTGCACCCATGTCTACGCCACCACCGTCCGCAAGCGCGGGGTGACCAAGCCGGTGGTGACGCCGGAGGAGGCCGCGCGCGCGATCCACGCGACCGCCGGGCGCACGGCGATCCTGTTCGGGCCGGAGCGGTCGGGGCTGGAGACCGACGACGTGGCGATCGCCCGCGCGATCCTGACGGTGCCGATCAACCCGGAATTCGGCAGCCTCAATCTGGCGCAGGCGGTGATCCTGGTGGCATATGAATGGTCGAAAGGCGTGGCGCTGGCCTCGCCGCCCACGACCGAAATCGATCCGCCGGCGCCTCAGGAGGAGCTGGACGGGATGATCGCCCAGCTCGACCGGATGCTGGTCGACAGCAATTACTTCTTCCCGCCCCACCGCGCGGCGGTGACCCGGCGGACGCTGCGCACCCTGCTCACCAAGCCCGGCTGGAACGCGCTGGAGGTGCGCACCCTGCGCGGCGTCCTCTCCAATCTCGATCGGCCGCGCCCGCCGCGTGCTTGA